The following proteins come from a genomic window of bacterium:
- the asnB gene encoding asparagine synthase (glutamine-hydrolyzing) — protein sequence MCGISGIITSDKSAQKYKSALYASCRAMKHRGPDEEGFYSDNDILMGHVRLSIIDLETGCQPLFNEDRSVAAVFNGEIYNYIGLKNELKSKGHNFITKSDTEVIVHAYEEYGIDCFNHFNGMFAVAIYDIRKKKLVLARDRLGIKPVYYYQAKDAFVFASEIKGIIEYPFVRKEIDYTAFADYFTYLYVPSPLTMLKNCFKLKPGEVLVYQDGAATKSLYWDVDCRESVFKEKDLMEKVRCCLADAVNLRLISDVPLGAFLSGGIDSSSIVALMRSSGKREVRTFSISFETADKSYKRFNLDALMAKKTADFLGTQHKEFRVYADEAAKDAPSIIQMLDDPLSNPTAIPDYFLCKLASEDVKVCLSGDGGDELFGGYNRYIYDRWIEIAGKNVLLKNAAGIILSLGSKPAAEKFMLKAGALDDPLERYYLWSAAVRGNVRDKMLSPKISDNFFKDADSALNRYLDIRQKSGFRNKMMRADIKTWLPDHALSLVDRMSMANSLEVRVPFLDHRLVELSATINEKHKVSLFRTKHLLRKAFRGMIPDEVISAKKMGFITPASTWLRTVLKDSLTDMINEENGEKGLFNKVFLKNMAECHFSGKGYFLKELWAYYTFKIWSRRYIG from the coding sequence ATGTGCGGAATATCGGGAATAATAACATCTGACAAAAGCGCCCAAAAATATAAAAGCGCTTTATACGCTTCCTGCAGGGCTATGAAGCACCGCGGGCCGGATGAAGAAGGGTTTTATTCGGATAACGATATTTTAATGGGCCATGTAAGGCTGAGTATCATTGACCTTGAGACAGGCTGCCAGCCTCTTTTCAATGAAGACAGGTCTGTCGCGGCGGTGTTTAACGGGGAAATTTATAATTATATAGGTTTAAAAAATGAATTGAAGTCCAAAGGGCACAATTTTATAACCAAATCGGATACGGAAGTCATTGTTCACGCGTACGAGGAGTACGGGATAGACTGCTTTAATCATTTTAACGGTATGTTTGCCGTCGCAATATATGATATCCGCAAAAAGAAACTGGTTTTAGCCCGGGACCGGCTGGGTATCAAGCCTGTTTATTATTATCAGGCGAAAGACGCTTTTGTTTTCGCCTCGGAGATAAAAGGCATAATCGAATATCCTTTTGTCAGAAAAGAAATCGACTATACGGCTTTTGCGGATTATTTCACCTATCTATATGTTCCTTCGCCCCTGACAATGCTAAAAAATTGTTTTAAGCTGAAACCGGGAGAGGTCCTTGTATATCAGGATGGCGCGGCAACAAAATCACTTTACTGGGACGTTGATTGCCGCGAATCCGTTTTCAAAGAAAAGGATTTAATGGAAAAAGTGCGCTGTTGTCTTGCGGATGCCGTTAATCTAAGGCTTATAAGCGATGTTCCTCTCGGGGCGTTCCTGAGCGGCGGCATTGATTCATCGAGTATAGTCGCGCTGATGAGATCTTCGGGAAAAAGGGAAGTCAGGACTTTTTCCATAAGTTTTGAAACCGCGGATAAATCTTATAAGAGATTCAATCTGGATGCGCTTATGGCGAAAAAGACCGCCGATTTTTTAGGCACACAGCATAAAGAATTCAGGGTATACGCGGATGAAGCCGCAAAAGATGCCCCGTCAATAATCCAGATGCTTGACGACCCTCTTTCAAACCCTACGGCAATTCCCGATTATTTCTTATGCAAACTGGCGTCTGAAGATGTAAAAGTCTGCCTTAGCGGGGACGGGGGAGATGAATTATTCGGCGGTTACAACAGGTATATTTATGACAGATGGATTGAGATAGCGGGAAAAAACGTTCTGCTTAAAAATGCCGCGGGAATTATCTTATCCCTCGGTTCCAAACCGGCGGCTGAAAAATTTATGCTTAAAGCGGGAGCGCTGGATGACCCGCTTGAAAGGTATTACCTCTGGTCTGCCGCCGTAAGAGGAAACGTGAGGGACAAAATGCTTTCGCCGAAAATTTCCGATAACTTTTTTAAGGATGCCGATTCAGCGTTAAACCGGTATCTGGATATCCGGCAAAAATCCGGATTCAGGAATAAAATGATGCGCGCCGATATCAAAACATGGCTTCCGGACCACGCTCTCAGCCTGGTTGACAGGATGAGCATGGCAAATTCGCTTGAAGTCAGGGTCCCTTTTCTTGATCACAGGCTTGTAGAGCTCAGCGCGACTATAAATGAAAAACACAAAGTCAGCCTCTTCAGGACAAAACACCTGCTGAGAAAGGCATTCAGGGGAATGATTCCGGATGAAGTCATATCCGCGAAAAAAATGGGTTTTATAACGCCCGCTTCAACGTGGTTGAGAACTGTGCTGAAAGACAGCCTGACGGATATGATTAATGAAGAAAACGGCGAAAAAGGGCTTTTCAATAAAGTTTTTTTAAAAAATATGGCCGAATGCCATTTTTCAGGAAAAGGATATTTTTTAAAGGAATTATGGGCTTATTATACCTTTAAAATATGGAGCAGGAGATATATTGGATAA